The nucleotide sequence CCAGCCCGGTCGGTCGGATGACCTGTTCAACCACTTCGCCACCGGACATGGTGATTTCATAGTCGCTTGGTGTGGCGGAAACATAGATCCGAGCGCCGAGCTTCGTTTCCCATTCGTCGAATCGCAACGGACGGTTATCGAGCGCACTTGGCAGGCGGAACCCGTGCTCGACGAGGGTGCTTTTGCGACTGAAGTCTCCAGCAAACATACCCCGGACTTGTGGGATTGTGACGTGAGACTCGTCAATGAACATCAAGGCATCGTCCGGGAAAAAGTCGAGCAAGGTGTTCGGTGTTTCCCCGGCCTTGCGACCGGAAAGATGGCGGCTGTAGTTCTCGATTCCCTGGCAGTAGCCGACTTCGAGCAGCATTTCCATGTCGTAACGGGTTCGGGCGGAGAGGCGCTGGGCTTCGAGCAGCTTGCCGTGTTCCTTGAGCTGGGTCAGACGCTGATCGAGTTCTTCCTTGATGGCATCGACGGCCCCCTTGATCCGTTCTTCGGGAAGGACGAAGTGCTTGGCCGGATAGATGTAAAGATCCGGACGTTTTTCGATGACGGCTCCCGAGATGGGGTCGATCTCGGCCAGGGTCTCGACCTCGTCGCCGAACAGCTCAATGCGGACGGCGGTTTCTTCGTAGGCGGGCCAGACCTCGACCACGTCGCCTCGAACGCGGAACTTGCCGCGCTCGAAGGAGATGTCGTTGCGGTCGTACTGAATGTCAACGAGTTTCAGGAGCATCTCGTCGCGGTCGATGATGTCGCCGAGGCGGAGGTGAACCATCATCTTCCGGTAGTCATCCGGAGAACCGAGGCCGTAGATCGAGGAGACGGAGGAGACGACGATCGTATCGCGGCGGCTCACAAGGGCACTGGTGGCGGCCAGGCGGAGGCGTTCAATCTCCTCGTTGATCGACGCATCCTTTTCAATGTAGATGTCGCGCTGGGGGATATAAGCTTCGGGCTGGTAGTAATCGTAGTAACTGACGAAATAGCGAACGGCGTTGTGGGGGAAGAAGTCGCGAAACTCAGCGTAGAGCTGAGCGGCAAGGGTCTTGTTATGGGAAAGAATCAACGCTGGCCGGCCTAACTGGGCAATCACGTTGGCCATCGTGTAGGTTTTGCCGGAGCCGGTCACGCCGAGCAAGGTCTGGTGTCCCTTGCCCTCGGTCACTCCCGAAACGAGAGCCTCGATCGCCGCCGGTTGATCGCCGGCTGGGGGAAATGGACGTTCGATCCGAAACTCGGACATGGCGGCCTCGATGGATTGACGCGATCAATAGGGCAGGGCAGCGCGAGAGGAGTCGACAGTTGCCGGAGATCAAGGTGACGCCGGTATCGCTCGGTCGTCACGCGAGGGGATGCCGACTCGAACGAAGGGGCGGATTCCTTCGATGGTTGCCGGGCCGATCCCCTTGACCCGATGGGCGAGGTCGTCGAGCGACTTGATCGGCACTTCCTCGCGAGCCGAGAGAATTCGATCGACGCGAGTCGGCCCGAGGCCCGGCAAGGCGAGCAAGGCCATCGGCGGGGCGGAATTGAGTTCGACAACCATCGACGACGGAGGCAACTGGTCGGGGGTTGGCTCAGTCTTCGGGGAAAGGAGCCCGAGCAGGCTCGCCGGCAATCCGACCAGGGCGGCGAGGACGCCTCGATGCCACACCCCCCATCCCCAGAGCGGCCGAGTTGGTGGCATGAAATCCCCTCCCTGAGGGCTTCGGACGTTTCGACGACGAACAGGGTGATAATCGACAGAATTACAGTTTAGGACCGAGGGGATGGCAGACTCAAGCCGAGTCTTTCCGCAGAGAGGTCCGGCAGGGCTCAAGATCAAATGCCGGTTGGACCGATCCTTCCGTTGGAAACGCTCGATCGATCCTAAAATCGGGATTGACCGGGGAACCGCGGCCTCCACCGGCGTCGCGGAATTTCTCACAGCCGGAGCGATCTTGGTTCGATAATCGTTACGAGCCAGGAACCTGGGCCGGCCTCTCGCCGGAACCGACGGGGATCGTCGGAGTCCATCAGGCGAGAGTGGTCCCGGCGCCGGAGTCGGAGGGGTGGAGGGCCCCCCGAACGGATGGCGATTGATCCCAAGGAGGGGAAGACACAATGACCCGTTCCGCGCGGCACCGGGGCCCGCACACCCCGAAATGGGTTCGCGGCCTGTTGACGGGTGCCCTATTTTTGACAATGTCCGCCGGCATTGGCGGATGTGGCATCCCGTACGTGTTCCGAAATATTTCGCCGCTTCACCCGACCGGCTGGTCGTTTGCCTGGCCGATCTTGCCTTCCCAGTCTCAGCGACTGGAAGAAGATATCGCCAAGGAAGAACTGGACCGCGTGCCGATTCTCGACCCGGTCCCCGGCGAATTCGCACCGCCCCCATGCCTGGATCCGCCGAGCGAGGCGGAAATCTGGGCCAAAGTTCCCAAGTTCCGGGCTGGAATGGACCCGTTCTACACGGTTCAGCGGAACAACGCTCGCTTCGTGATCGAGAAGATCGGCGAGTCGGTCGATCCGTGCAAGGTCTATCCTCTGGCCGGACCTTGCCAGCTGATCCACTGTCACTACAAGTGCACCGTCTACTTCGACGAGTTGTACTGGTCTGACTATCCGATTCCGTTCAATCACCGCGACGCTCGCGTCGAAGTGATTTACATCGACAAGGATTACCTCCGCCGTTGCGGTGGTCCCGACGTCGGAACGGTTCCCGGAGGCGGTTGATCGTCGGGAGGGCCGGACCCCCTGCACCGGCCCTCTCTCCGCGAGCATCCTTCCTTCCCTCAATCCCCGAACATCGGCGCCGACGTGGTGGCGGCTCGATGTTCGGGGATTTTTCATTAGATGACCACTCGCGACGACTCGACGAGCGCTTTGTTACTTCTGCTCACCGAAGAAGGGGAAGAGCTTGGCCAGTTCCTCTTTTGAGGGTTGAGAGCCGTACTCACAGATCTCAAAGGCTTCGGCCACCTTCACCTTTTCGGCGGCATCGGCACCGACCCAATCGGCCAGTTCCTCGCGGAACCGATCGGCCACGCCTCCCCAGCGCCGGAGCGCTCGTTCGCGAGTCCATTCGAGCCGACCTTCGGGCGACTCAGGCACCTCGTCCAGGTAGCCGAACAGCCAGGGGTTCCACTCGTAAAATTGCGAGCCGAGGGCGTCGATGGCGGCGACCTTCTGGTCGAGCACCTCATCGATGGGCACGACGACATCGGGTGTAAACGGGTTCGGCTTCTGGAAACCGTCTTCGGAGTACATGAAGACTGGATTCTTCCGAAGGGCCGGCACATCGGGGCAGAAGTAAGGAACGATGACCATGAAGGCCGCGTCCTGCACGAGGATGCCGGTATAGCGGTGGTCGGGGTGGTAATCGTTGGGTCGGTGAGAGATGACGAGGTCGGCCTCCCATTCTCGGATCAATCGGGTGATGGTCCGGCGGTTTTCGAGCGTCGGCATCAGCTCGCCATCATGGATGTCGAGCACTTCGGTTTCGATTCCGAGGATTTCGGCACATCGTTCGACCTCGGCGGTGCGGCGCTGGGCGAGCGCACCACCGGCCATTTCATGATGGCCAATGTCGCCGTTGGTGGTACTGACGAACTTGACCTTATGGCCGAGCTTGGCCCATCGGGCGGCGGTGCCTCCCGCCTTCAGTTCGCAATCGTCCGGGTGCGCGCCGAAGACGATAATCCGGAGCGGTCGATCGGCGTCGGTGGCCTCGTCCTGGGCAAAGACCACATGGGACCATGGCAGCACGAGGATCATCGAAAGCAGAGCAAGGCGACGAGCAATTGAAGTCATCGGGGGCGGTCTCCTGGTGAGAACAGATCGTGATTCCTGAAGGATTGGTTCTATCGCGGTTCACGTTCCGGGTCGAGGACTCGCTGCCGGGCGCCGACAGAAGCGAGCGATCCCGGTACACTAAACGCCTCAGGGAAGGGGGGAGCCTGCACGGGCCTCTCGTCCCTTCGCTTGGAGCCGATCGCCACAGGGAATCGGCCGCGCGATCGCTTGAAGTGCCGCCCGTCGCACTCCGCTCCGAAACGGATCGCGGCACGAACCGGCGCGGTGCGGCGCGAGAGACCGATCGGTTGGCCGCTCGACGAACCCCAACGGCCCGGAGGTCGCACCGTGATTGCCCGGAGAATGCCTTCGTACAGACTGGCGCTCTGCTTCTGCGGCCTCGGCCTGCTCTCACTGGTTCCAATGGGACTTCAGGGCAGCCAGCGATCGGTGATGATGCGGCAGGTCGCCGAACTGCGGGACGGACAGCGCGTCGTCGGGCATTTGGCCGGCTCGCCCGACGGCTCGATCACGTTCGAAACCGACTCGGGATCACCGCCGAGGATTCCCCTGGACCAGATCGCACGACTTCTACGCCTCGACGGGGACAATGAGGACGCGCCGCGAGCCGAAGCTCAGCCGTTTCTGCTCGCGTTTGGATTCGATCAGCGGCTTTCCGGACGACTGGTTTCCGTCGACGACGAGACGATCCGGATGAGGCTGGGCTCCGACGCCCAGCCCGTGACCATCGACCGTCTCGCCGTTGCTTCACTCATTCAGCGGCCGGGAGAGGCCCAGGTTTTTACGGATCGGTTTGACTCGCCCGATCCTCAGGAGCTTTGGAGCCTTCAGCCAGGGGCAGACATCGTTCCCCGGCAGGACGATGAAGGTGCCCTTCTGAGACTCCAGCCCGGAGCGTCGCAGGCACGACTCGAATTTCCGGAACCGGTTGATGCCGGTCGGGTTGAGTGTTCGTTTTCCTGGGAAGGGCGACGCTTCGCCGGTCAGCGCTGGTTTGTCGATCTGATCTTCGACGGCCCGAACGGTGAGGAGATCACGCGAGTTGTCCTTGGCTGGAAGGACGAGTTCCCCTCGGTCGAGTCTCGGGGGGGGCCGGAGATCGTGGTGCAGCCATTGATTCTGGAGCCGGGTTGGCACCGTTTGGTGGTCCGGTTCGGCCCCGGACGGACCTTGTTGACCATCGACGGCAACGATCTGGGCCGAGGAGGGGGGCCGAGGGGAGCTCTCCTCGCCCTTCGCTTCCAGGCCGAGGCTGCCCGAGACGCGGACGATCCGGAAGACGTTGCGGCTCAAGTCGACGATCTCCAGGTGATTCGATCGTTCGAGCCGACGAATGATCCGGAAATTGATCCGACTCAGGATGAGCTGCGGATGGTTTCCGGGAATCAGCTCTGGGGTTCCGTGGAGTCGGCCGATGAGAACGGCGTTCGCATTCGGCTTCTTGGGGACGTTCGAGAGGCGTTGTGGTCTCAGGTGGCGGGGATTTTTTTTCAGCGTAAGCCGATTCCGTCTGAACCGCTGTCGGGAACCTGGGTACGGGTCGAGTGGGAGGTGGGCGATCCGGAGTCACGACCAGATCGAGTGGAAGGAGTGCTCAAGGGAGTCGATGCCGAAGGCTTCGAGATTGAGGTGCCCTTTGCCGGGACGTTCACCGTTCCCGGCACTCAGCTCCGCCAGATGGAACTTCTCGGGGAAAAACGCAGGCAGATCCTCGACCCTCACGCCCGACACCTCGGCGATCAGATCATGCCCGAACTCGACCCACCCATGCCCGATGCCGACGAGTATGAGGTCTCCTTCACGATCGATGCCCTTCCGGAGGCGCCGATCACCCTCGTCCTGGATGCCGTTCATGTGGAAGGAGAGTTTGACGGCGGACGCTTCGCCGAGGAATTGCGAGCAGGATTCCAGCGCACGAACCTCCTGATCAATGGCGAGGTGTTCGACGCGCTGAATCGTTACGTCCGCGATGCGAACCGAATCCCGACCCGGATCCGAATTCCGATCCCAACCGATCAGCTTCGGATCGGTGAGAATCACCTTCGCTTCGAGCAGCTTGGTCGCGAACAGGACGAGAACTATCGAGACGATCTCGGCTTGCTCCAGATTGCCCTGGAATGGAGCAATGCAGCGCAAGCCGCGTCGGATTGACCCGGCCTGAACAGATGGCTCCCAAGCGGATCAGTCGTTCTGATCGCGGAAGGAGTTGATGTAGCTTTGCACGTGTTGTTCGATGTGCCGAGGAACTTTCTGATTGGAAAGCGCCTCGGCCTGGGCGGCGGTGTTGGCCTCGGTGACCGCTTGAGCCTCAATGATGCTCTCGCCGATCGTCTGGGCATTCGGGGGACCGAAGCCTTCCTGAACCGCCTTCCCCTGGCCGAGTTGCTGCTTCACCTGGGTATTGAAGGTGCTGGTGTTGTCGGCGGCGATCGGGCGATCTCCCTGACCGCGACCCCGGCCAAGTCCGTCTCCCGGGTTGTTGCCCATTCCTTGACCGAAGGCGTTCATTCCACTGAGGCGGTCGCCCATCTGGTTCAGACCGTCGCCGCCGGTCATTCCGTCCTTGGCCATCTCGAGATCGGCCATGGCGGAGTCGAGCATTTCCAGTTCCGCCAGGTCGCTGGCCATTTGCTGAAGCTGTTCCTGGCTCATCCCGAGGGCATTGGCGGCCTGCTGCAGGTCTCCTTCGGCAAGTTGCTGCTGGGCCTGACCGAGTTGCTGGGCGAGTTGCTGAAGCTTTTGCAGATCTTCGGCCTGATCGTTGAGCTTGGCCATCTGCTGATCGAACTGCTCCTGGCTGATCGCGCCCCGGTCTCGGGCCTCTTCGAGCTGTTTCTTGCGTTCGTCGAGGTTGGCGAGTTGTTCGAGCTGTTCTTTCATCTCGGAAAGCTGCTCGCGGAGTTCCTCTTTCTCTCGATCAGACATTGAGCCGGAGAGGAGCTTGTCGCGGAGTTCCTGAACTTTTTCGGCCGCTTGCTGAAAATCTCCCTTGGCCAGTTCTCGGGCAAACTCGTCGGCCGGGCCGTCAGAGGTCATCTGATCGAGCTGTTGCAGTTTCTTGCTGACTTGCTCAGAATCCCCGATCTGCTTCTGCCGCTCTTCCAGGGCGTTCGTCAGGGAGTTGAGCTTGACCAGAGCCTCGTCTTTCTCGCTGGGAGGGGCCTTGGACAACGCTTCGGCGGCTTTTTCGATTTCGACGAGCAGCTTATCGGTCTCGGCGAAGGCGTTTTGGTCAAGCTTTTGCCGGGTTTCTGCAATCCGTTTGTTCAAGGCATCGGCCTGCTTGGCAATTGCGTCGAGCTGTTCCGGATCGAGGGATTCACCCGCCACGGTCGTGGCTCGGGACAGTTCCGGAACGAACAGAAGCCC is from Tautonia marina and encodes:
- the uvrB gene encoding excinuclease ABC subunit UvrB, producing the protein MSEFRIERPFPPAGDQPAAIEALVSGVTEGKGHQTLLGVTGSGKTYTMANVIAQLGRPALILSHNKTLAAQLYAEFRDFFPHNAVRYFVSYYDYYQPEAYIPQRDIYIEKDASINEEIERLRLAATSALVSRRDTIVVSSVSSIYGLGSPDDYRKMMVHLRLGDIIDRDEMLLKLVDIQYDRNDISFERGKFRVRGDVVEVWPAYEETAVRIELFGDEVETLAEIDPISGAVIEKRPDLYIYPAKHFVLPEERIKGAVDAIKEELDQRLTQLKEHGKLLEAQRLSARTRYDMEMLLEVGYCQGIENYSRHLSGRKAGETPNTLLDFFPDDALMFIDESHVTIPQVRGMFAGDFSRKSTLVEHGFRLPSALDNRPLRFDEWETKLGARIYVSATPSDYEITMSGGEVVEQVIRPTGLVDPVVRVEPARGQVPALLEEVRRRAERGERILITTLTKRLAEELSRYLKEQGTRTKWLHSELDAFERVQILRELREGAFDALVGVNLLREGLDLPEVSMVCILDADKEGFLRSETSLIQTIGRAARNVNAEVVLYADTVTRSMQNAIDETSRRRAKQLAYNSEHGITPETIRKAIRRGIEEEIQARSIARKAVGKNEEAAITEEYLNELEGEMLQAAESLEFERAAALRDRIVQLRSQIDGGPERPLATPQAVGARRRGGGKKGRSRPKPG
- a CDS encoding ComEA family DNA-binding protein, with amino-acid sequence MPPTRPLWGWGVWHRGVLAALVGLPASLLGLLSPKTEPTPDQLPPSSMVVELNSAPPMALLALPGLGPTRVDRILSAREEVPIKSLDDLAHRVKGIGPATIEGIRPFVRVGIPSRDDRAIPASP
- a CDS encoding PIG-L deacetylase family protein; the protein is MTSIARRLALLSMILVLPWSHVVFAQDEATDADRPLRIIVFGAHPDDCELKAGGTAARWAKLGHKVKFVSTTNGDIGHHEMAGGALAQRRTAEVERCAEILGIETEVLDIHDGELMPTLENRRTITRLIREWEADLVISHRPNDYHPDHRYTGILVQDAAFMVIVPYFCPDVPALRKNPVFMYSEDGFQKPNPFTPDVVVPIDEVLDQKVAAIDALGSQFYEWNPWLFGYLDEVPESPEGRLEWTRERALRRWGGVADRFREELADWVGADAAEKVKVAEAFEICEYGSQPSKEELAKLFPFFGEQK